In Paenibacillus ihbetae, the following are encoded in one genomic region:
- a CDS encoding haloacid dehalogenase, translated as MNGKPQLVLDLAGVLVSNFSSTFWLAICGESGLSFQRIREQFDEVRKDLWTGKLREDDFWIWLCNRIKWVNREEARKLLIQSLEPLPAIHSLGQWSQIADIHVLSNHCKEWLEPVLDQIEPYTKSITISNQVGLSKPDIQIYHHVAECFDDYGAAHPISSLYR; from the coding sequence GTGAATGGTAAGCCTCAGCTCGTATTAGATTTAGCGGGTGTATTGGTGAGCAATTTTTCATCGACTTTTTGGCTTGCAATATGCGGAGAGTCTGGACTTTCATTTCAGCGTATTCGAGAGCAATTTGACGAAGTGCGAAAAGATCTTTGGACCGGGAAGCTCAGGGAGGACGATTTTTGGATTTGGTTATGCAACCGCATCAAATGGGTGAATAGAGAAGAGGCCCGGAAGCTGCTGATTCAGTCACTGGAGCCGCTTCCTGCCATTCACTCCTTAGGGCAGTGGAGCCAAATCGCTGATATTCATGTTTTAAGCAATCATTGTAAGGAATGGCTGGAGCCGGTTCTTGACCAAATCGAGCCTTATACCAAAAGCATCACCATTTCTAATCAGGTGGGCTTATCCAAGCCAGACATCCAAATATATCACCATGTCGCAGAATGTTTTGATGATTATGGCGCCGCCCATCCCATAAGTTCTTTATATCGATGA
- a CDS encoding nuclear transport factor 2 family protein: MGDVQIQSLIENYLDAYNSFDIEGMIRLLHDDIEFRNVHNGVVDTETKGIEHFRALAEQSLTIFSQRCQTMKKITITGDKAEIEVDYEGVLAVDLPNGMKAGESLKLTGRSIFLVQDDKLRVIEDYS, translated from the coding sequence ATGGGGGACGTTCAAATTCAATCGCTCATTGAAAATTATTTGGATGCTTATAACTCCTTTGATATTGAAGGAATGATCAGGCTCCTGCATGATGACATTGAATTTCGAAATGTACATAACGGTGTAGTAGATACGGAAACGAAAGGGATCGAGCATTTCCGTGCCTTAGCTGAACAGTCGCTGACGATATTCTCACAAAGATGCCAGACTATGAAGAAGATCACGATTACTGGTGATAAGGCTGAGATTGAGGTGGATTACGAAGGGGTATTGGCTGTGGATCTGCCGAATGGGATGAAAGCCGGGGAATCTTTAAAACTTACAGGAAGATCGATATTTCTTGTGCAAGATGACAAGCTAAGGGTCATTGAAGATTATAGTTAG